Proteins from a genomic interval of Danio rerio strain Tuebingen ecotype United States chromosome 4, GRCz12tu, whole genome shotgun sequence:
- the LOC141381851 gene encoding tripartite motif-containing protein 16-like, whose amino-acid sequence MSYNHPGDSGVKLLSEQLEDSNYTLDKLNLDHGGEMRITAGPRKYVCFLTLDPNTAHTHLILSEENREVKRVREKQPYPDHPDRFDGYTQVLCRESVCGRCYWEIDWSGDGVFILVSYKSIRRKGGVECWLGGNAQSWSLRCDSSSSSFIHNNTLTDLPVKRLSRRLGVFVDHSAGTLIFYNIYRDTMSLIHSVQTTFTEPLCAGLGLYSGSSVKLS is encoded by the exons atgagctacaatcatccaggagattcaggagtcaagctgctctctgaacaactggaggattcaaactacacactggacaaactcaa tctggatcatggaggagagatgaggattacagcaggaccacgcaaat atgtctgtttcctcactctggatccaaacacagcacacactcatctcattctgtctgaggagaacagagaggtgaagcgtgtgagagagaaacagccgtatcctgatcatccagacagatttgatggttatactcaggtgttgtgcagagagagtgtgtgtggacgctgttactgggagattgactggagtggagatggtGTGTTTATAttagtgtcatataagagcatcaggaggaagggaggtgTTGAGTGTTGGCTTGGaggtaatgctcagtcctggagtttgcgcTGTGATTCCTCCAGTTCCTCATTCATACACAATAACACACtcactgatctcccagtgaagcGGCTCAGCAGGAGattaggagtgtttgtggatcacagtgcaggaactctgatcttctacaacatctatagagacacaatgagcctcatccactcagtccagaccacattcactgagccgctctgtgctgggTTGGGGCTTtattctggatcatcagtgaaactgagctga